One stretch of Acholeplasma laidlawii PG-8A DNA includes these proteins:
- the accB gene encoding acetyl-CoA carboxylase biotin carboxyl carrier protein, whose product MKLNEIKSIIKDFETSTLTVLQLETDNVKLKLSKNKENNVEQVVQSTDATASTQIVHNPQTAVPVAPTPNLGDLAIKSPLVGTFYEASSPDAEPFVKVGDVVKKGQVVCIVEAMKIMNEITSSVDGKVTKINFKNGDVVGFDDVLFAVVQA is encoded by the coding sequence ATGAAACTAAATGAAATCAAAAGTATTATAAAAGACTTTGAAACATCCACTCTTACAGTTTTACAATTAGAGACTGATAATGTGAAGTTAAAATTATCCAAAAATAAAGAAAACAATGTAGAACAAGTCGTGCAATCAACAGATGCTACAGCAAGCACCCAAATAGTACACAATCCTCAAACAGCTGTACCGGTTGCACCAACGCCTAACTTAGGTGATTTAGCAATCAAATCACCGCTTGTAGGCACTTTTTATGAAGCGTCCTCACCTGATGCTGAACCATTTGTAAAAGTTGGTGATGTGGTCAAAAAAGGACAAGTTGTATGTATTGTCGAAGCGATGAAAATTATGAATGAGATTACATCGTCAGTAGATGGCAAGGTGACTAAAATCAACTTTAAAAATGGTGATGTTGTAGGGTTTGATGATGTCTTATTTGCAGTGGTGCAAGCGTAA
- the accC gene encoding acetyl-CoA carboxylase biotin carboxylase subunit, whose amino-acid sequence MAQNKVLVANRGEIAVRIIRACKELGIPVVAVYSTADKSSLHTKLADEAVCIGSARSKDSYLNMQAVLSAAIATGCNAIHPGYGFLAENAKFIEMVEATGIKFIGPSSNVVSKLGDKATARAIAKAVGVPVVEGSDGVVENKEIGLKIAKQIGYPIMIKASSGGGGRGISVCHNDTEFKKAFDMTSMEAESAFGDKSVYIEKFVENPRHIEIQIIADSKGNVVHLYERDCSMQRRNQKLIEEAPSSILNEDLRRKMGQSAVKLAKHVGYENAGTIEFLVDSRKNYYFIEMNTRIQVEHPVTEMITGIDLVKEQIKIAYGKPLSFKQRDVKITGHAIECRINAEDPMNNFMPAPGKIGKILLPGGFNVRFDSHIYPDYEVPPFYDSMLGKLIVFAPTRKEAMRKMRIALEQLVIEGITTNIEYHYAILHATDFIKGTYDTGFVAKFNGLIQGEYNESLIG is encoded by the coding sequence ATGGCACAAAACAAGGTATTAGTAGCAAACCGTGGTGAAATTGCTGTTCGTATTATTAGAGCATGTAAAGAATTAGGTATACCTGTTGTAGCGGTCTATTCAACTGCTGATAAATCTTCACTTCATACAAAATTAGCAGATGAAGCAGTTTGTATTGGGTCTGCAAGATCCAAAGATAGTTATTTAAATATGCAGGCTGTATTAAGTGCAGCAATCGCAACAGGATGTAATGCCATTCACCCAGGTTATGGCTTTTTAGCAGAGAATGCTAAATTTATCGAGATGGTTGAAGCAACAGGTATTAAGTTTATCGGCCCATCATCTAACGTTGTTAGTAAATTAGGCGATAAAGCGACTGCTAGAGCGATTGCTAAAGCAGTAGGTGTTCCAGTCGTTGAAGGTTCTGATGGTGTTGTTGAAAACAAGGAGATCGGATTAAAGATTGCTAAACAGATTGGTTATCCTATTATGATTAAAGCAAGTTCTGGTGGTGGTGGACGTGGTATTAGCGTATGTCACAATGATACAGAATTCAAAAAGGCTTTTGACATGACATCGATGGAGGCAGAATCAGCATTTGGCGATAAATCTGTCTATATTGAAAAATTTGTAGAAAATCCAAGACATATTGAAATCCAAATTATTGCAGATAGTAAAGGCAATGTCGTGCATTTATATGAACGTGATTGTTCAATGCAAAGACGTAATCAAAAATTAATTGAAGAAGCACCGTCTTCTATTTTAAATGAGGACTTAAGACGCAAAATGGGTCAATCTGCAGTTAAGTTAGCTAAACATGTAGGCTATGAAAATGCTGGAACCATTGAATTTTTAGTTGACTCTAGAAAAAATTACTATTTTATTGAAATGAATACACGTATTCAAGTAGAACATCCAGTTACTGAGATGATTACAGGTATTGATCTTGTTAAAGAACAAATTAAAATAGCATATGGTAAACCTCTAAGCTTTAAACAACGTGATGTCAAGATTACAGGGCATGCGATTGAATGTAGAATCAATGCTGAGGATCCAATGAATAACTTTATGCCGGCTCCTGGTAAAATCGGTAAGATTTTACTTCCAGGTGGTTTTAATGTACGCTTTGATTCTCATATATATCCAGATTACGAGGTACCACCTTTCTATGATTCAATGTTGGGTAAATTAATTGTATTTGCACCTACTAGAAAAGAAGCGATGCGTAAAATGCGCATTGCATTAGAACAATTAGTTATTGAAGGTATTACTACAAATATTGAATATCATTATGCAATATTACATGCTACTGATTTTATTAAAGGTACATATGATACAGGATTTGTAGCTAAATTTAATGGATTAATCCAAGGTGAATATAATGAATCACTTATTGGATGA
- the accD gene encoding acetyl-CoA carboxylase, carboxyltransferase subunit beta produces the protein MNHLLDERKRRLSQFHEIIKKRPIETRPVDIPDGVFSQCEQCNSAIYNKDLEHNYEVCPYCSYHFKINAVKRLKYTLDEDTFKPLFENITSKNPLGMPEYEEKLDKGMRMAKMNEAFLAGTGKIDGQNLAIGVLDSYFMMGSMGSVVGERITRLIEHAAKHNLPLVIFSASGGARMQEGILSLMQMAKTSGALNLLDEKGLVYISVMTNPTTGGVAASFASLGDINIAEKSSLIGFAGARVIKQTIGQDLPAGFQTDAFQLQKGQVDLVVLRSQLKKTLSTLLKLHAKKVTS, from the coding sequence ATGAATCACTTATTGGATGAACGTAAAAGAAGATTATCTCAGTTTCATGAGATTATTAAAAAAAGACCTATAGAAACTAGGCCAGTAGATATTCCTGATGGTGTATTTAGTCAGTGTGAACAATGTAACTCTGCAATCTATAATAAGGATTTAGAACATAACTATGAAGTATGTCCTTATTGTAGTTACCATTTTAAAATTAATGCGGTAAAGCGTTTAAAGTATACACTTGATGAGGATACTTTTAAACCTTTATTTGAGAACATAACATCCAAAAATCCTCTAGGCATGCCTGAATATGAAGAAAAGTTAGATAAAGGTATGAGAATGGCAAAAATGAATGAAGCATTTTTAGCAGGAACTGGGAAAATAGATGGTCAAAACTTGGCTATCGGTGTTCTTGATTCATATTTTATGATGGGTTCAATGGGTTCAGTTGTAGGGGAGCGTATCACTAGATTAATTGAACATGCTGCTAAGCACAATCTACCGCTTGTTATATTTAGTGCATCCGGTGGAGCACGTATGCAAGAAGGTATTTTAAGTTTAATGCAAATGGCTAAAACATCTGGTGCTTTAAATTTGCTTGATGAAAAAGGCTTAGTATACATTTCTGTAATGACGAATCCAACAACCGGTGGTGTTGCTGCATCCTTTGCAAGTTTAGGGGATATCAATATTGCTGAAAAATCCAGTTTAATTGGTTTCGCAGGTGCTAGAGTTATTAAACAAACAATTGGTCAAGATTTACCAGCTGGTTTTCAAACCGATGCTTTTCAACTTCAAAAAGGACAAGTGGACTTGGTTGTTTTAAGATCTCAATTGAAAAAGACTTTATCAACATTACTTAAACTACATGCTAAGAAGGTGACATCATGA
- a CDS encoding acetyl-CoA carboxylase carboxyltransferase subunit alpha, giving the protein MTDMDKVWQRVKLARSADRPTSKSLIKAIFPDFIELHGDRLYGDDEAIVGGLATFNDIPVTVIAEEKGTDTQNRLKHNFGMPHPEGYRKALRLMKQAEKFKRPIITIIDTPGAYPGLGAEERGQAGAIALNLKELMVLKTPIIVIVLGEGGSGGALAIGVGDHIMMFENAIYSILSPEGFASILFKDSTRANEAAHLMKLTAEDLKSFGIIDEIILEGKGLNTDPEVGYTNLKKQISKQLTKLMKTPVEKLLVNRYDKFKKMGEYEESVIKNEELAD; this is encoded by the coding sequence ATGACAGATATGGATAAAGTTTGGCAAAGAGTTAAGTTGGCACGTAGTGCTGATAGGCCAACATCAAAGTCACTTATTAAAGCAATCTTCCCTGATTTCATTGAACTACATGGTGATCGTCTTTACGGCGATGATGAAGCTATTGTAGGTGGACTGGCGACCTTTAATGATATACCAGTTACGGTGATTGCTGAAGAAAAGGGTACTGATACACAAAATAGATTAAAACATAATTTTGGTATGCCACATCCTGAAGGTTATCGTAAGGCATTAAGATTGATGAAACAAGCCGAGAAGTTTAAACGTCCTATTATTACAATTATTGATACACCAGGTGCTTATCCGGGACTTGGCGCAGAAGAACGTGGCCAAGCAGGTGCGATTGCATTAAATTTAAAAGAACTGATGGTGTTAAAAACACCTATTATTGTTATTGTATTAGGTGAAGGTGGTTCTGGTGGTGCACTTGCTATAGGTGTAGGCGATCACATTATGATGTTTGAAAATGCGATATATTCTATATTATCACCTGAAGGATTTGCTTCAATTTTATTTAAAGATAGTACACGTGCTAATGAGGCTGCTCATTTAATGAAACTTACAGCAGAAGATTTAAAATCATTTGGTATTATTGATGAAATCATCTTAGAGGGTAAGGGATTAAATACAGACCCTGAAGTCGGTTATACCAATTTAAAGAAACAAATAAGTAAACAACTAACAAAATTAATGAAAACACCTGTAGAAAAACTTCTTGTTAATAGATATGACAAGTTCAAAAAAATGGGTGAATACGAAGAAAGTGTGATCAAAAATGAAGAACTTGCCGATTAA
- a CDS encoding beta-ketoacyl-ACP synthase III, protein MKNLPIKIVSTGRYAPDNIMTNDDFSKILDTNDEWITTRTGIKRRHIAQGETAIDMAYKAALKAVENKNYDKEKIDLIIVASITSPVKTPSIANLIQAKLGLNHKNIVAFDINAACSGFVYAVEIAASMISSGNYKSALVIGSEHMSSILDWEDRSTAILFGDAAGAAIIEVSDNPKDNAYFWNGSRGDDTGILWIDPKVKMAGREVYKFAVDIMPKAIHKVLEKAGLTIDDIDYIIPHQANYRIIQSVAKDMNLPIERFLMNLEEYGNTSAASIPFLLDEHKTNNPEVKRVILVGFGGGFTWGAAILNV, encoded by the coding sequence ATGAAGAACTTGCCGATTAAAATAGTAAGCACTGGTCGTTATGCACCAGATAATATTATGACTAATGATGATTTTAGTAAAATATTAGATACGAATGATGAATGGATAACTACTAGAACAGGTATTAAAAGACGCCATATTGCTCAAGGTGAAACCGCAATTGATATGGCATATAAAGCAGCTTTAAAGGCTGTTGAAAATAAAAATTATGATAAAGAAAAAATTGATTTAATTATTGTTGCAAGTATTACATCACCAGTTAAAACACCATCTATTGCAAATTTAATCCAAGCTAAACTTGGACTAAATCATAAAAATATTGTAGCATTTGATATTAATGCTGCATGTAGTGGGTTTGTTTATGCGGTTGAAATTGCAGCAAGTATGATTTCATCAGGTAATTATAAATCAGCATTAGTTATTGGTTCTGAACATATGTCATCTATCCTTGATTGGGAAGACCGTTCAACTGCTATCCTATTTGGTGATGCTGCTGGTGCAGCAATTATTGAAGTAAGTGATAATCCAAAAGATAATGCATATTTCTGGAATGGTTCTAGAGGTGATGATACGGGTATTTTATGGATTGATCCAAAAGTAAAGATGGCTGGACGTGAAGTCTATAAATTTGCAGTGGATATTATGCCTAAAGCTATTCATAAAGTACTTGAAAAAGCAGGACTTACAATTGATGATATCGATTATATTATTCCTCATCAAGCAAACTACAGAATTATTCAAAGTGTTGCTAAAGATATGAATTTACCGATTGAAAGATTTTTAATGAACCTAGAAGAGTATGGTAATACATCCGCAGCAAGTATTCCATTCTTATTAGATGAACATAAGACTAATAACCCTGAAGTTAAAAGAGTTATATTAGTTGGATTTGGCGGCGGATTTACTTGGGGTGCAGCCATCCTAAATGTGTAG
- a CDS encoding ACP S-malonyltransferase, whose protein sequence is MKTAILFSGQGAQYVNMGLDFIENVPELKHKLESYAAILDLDILSHLKDETKINDTRYTQPLMVVVEMLIHDYLVSQGLKIDGYAGFSLGEFAGLYAAGFYEAENILKIINMRAKLMQEASTLNPGAMAAILSLSDDVVEAICKEVSTPNDLVVAANYNSDGQLVISGSKKAVQLAVDLAKEKGARRAMMLNVSGAFHSPYMKDAGSSLKLYAENFKLHDAHKVLYANTTAMPLKKEDVLNEIYEQIANPVYFKQTIQHMVKDGFERFIEVGPGQVLSSLVKKISPESKIYNVSKFEDIKNLEEIL, encoded by the coding sequence ATGAAAACAGCGATTTTATTTTCTGGTCAAGGTGCTCAATACGTCAACATGGGACTAGATTTCATTGAAAATGTTCCAGAGTTAAAGCATAAACTAGAGTCATACGCAGCTATTTTAGATTTAGACATCTTATCTCATTTAAAAGATGAAACCAAAATAAATGATACAAGATATACACAACCATTAATGGTTGTAGTAGAAATGTTAATCCATGATTACTTAGTATCACAAGGGTTAAAGATTGATGGATATGCAGGCTTTTCATTAGGTGAGTTTGCTGGTCTATATGCTGCGGGATTTTATGAAGCAGAAAACATCTTAAAGATAATTAATATGCGAGCAAAACTTATGCAAGAGGCATCTACCCTAAACCCTGGCGCCATGGCAGCTATCTTATCCCTTAGTGATGATGTTGTTGAGGCAATTTGTAAGGAAGTGTCAACACCAAATGATTTAGTAGTTGCAGCAAACTATAATAGTGATGGTCAACTTGTTATCTCTGGATCTAAAAAAGCAGTACAGTTAGCTGTAGATTTAGCTAAAGAAAAAGGTGCTAGAAGAGCGATGATGCTAAATGTATCAGGAGCCTTCCATTCACCTTATATGAAAGATGCAGGCTCAAGTTTAAAACTTTATGCAGAAAATTTTAAACTTCATGATGCTCATAAAGTACTTTATGCCAATACAACAGCAATGCCATTAAAAAAAGAAGATGTTTTAAATGAAATCTATGAGCAAATAGCAAATCCAGTATATTTCAAACAAACGATTCAACACATGGTTAAAGATGGATTTGAAAGATTTATTGAAGTCGGTCCAGGTCAAGTACTTTCAAGTTTAGTTAAAAAAATTAGTCCTGAAAGCAAAATATATAATGTATCCAAATTTGAGGATATAAAAAATTTAGAGGAGATTTTATAA
- the fabG gene encoding 3-oxoacyl-[acyl-carrier-protein] reductase, translating into MSLKDKVALVTGGSTGIGKAIATKLASMGANIVINYFVGPEEAKQVADELASTYQVKAIALHADVSNFESAQNLIDETVRQMGTLNIVVNNAGITDDALILRMSEHQFDRVINTNLKGVFNISKHSARPLLKAGYGRIINIASVIGEYGNVGQVNYGAAKAGVIGITKTLAKEFASRKVTVNAIAPGFIETQMTRNLPEQVRAEMLRYIALGSYGQPEDIANLVGFLASPEAGYITGVVIDVDGGLTI; encoded by the coding sequence ATGAGTTTAAAAGATAAAGTAGCATTAGTAACAGGTGGTTCTACAGGAATTGGTAAAGCTATTGCAACAAAATTAGCATCTATGGGTGCAAATATTGTCATAAACTATTTTGTTGGACCTGAAGAGGCTAAGCAAGTAGCAGACGAATTAGCAAGTACATATCAAGTCAAAGCAATCGCACTTCATGCAGACGTTTCTAATTTCGAATCTGCTCAAAATTTAATTGATGAAACAGTAAGACAAATGGGTACATTAAATATTGTAGTTAATAATGCAGGTATTACTGATGATGCACTCATCCTAAGAATGTCAGAACATCAATTTGACCGTGTCATTAATACAAACTTAAAAGGTGTTTTCAATATATCAAAACACAGTGCAAGGCCATTATTAAAGGCTGGTTATGGTAGAATTATTAATATTGCATCAGTTATTGGTGAATATGGTAATGTTGGCCAAGTAAACTATGGTGCAGCAAAAGCTGGTGTGATTGGAATTACTAAAACCTTAGCAAAAGAGTTTGCATCAAGAAAAGTGACAGTAAACGCAATTGCTCCTGGATTTATTGAAACACAAATGACAAGAAACCTACCTGAACAAGTTCGTGCAGAAATGTTAAGATACATTGCATTAGGTAGTTATGGACAACCTGAAGATATCGCAAATCTAGTTGGATTTTTAGCATCACCAGAAGCAGGATACATCACTGGTGTAGTGATTGATGTTGACGGCGGGTTAACAATTTAA
- the fabF gene encoding beta-ketoacyl-ACP synthase II — protein MKRRVVITGMGTINPVGNSVDESFDAIIDGKNGLGPITYFDTEKVKISIAGELKNINFEDYLDKKEIKRSDKVMILGTIAAMQAYEDSGLKDTDYDPYRFGTFVTSGIGGLDTMEKDISIKALRGADRISPFFIPNSIVNMVGGMISIKFQVKGPNIPIVTACSAATNAIGEAFRNIRDGYLDLAFAGGAEASINETGIGGFAALKALSTETDPNKASRPFDKERSGFVMGEGSGVLILESLESAQKRGAKIYAEIVGYGSTSDAFHMTAPDNAADGLTKAIELTLEDAKVSPTDVGYINAHGTSTLLNDKIETLGIKRAFKEHAYDLNVSSTKGATGHMLGATGAVESIFCIKALQTGLIPPTINYSNVDPECDLNYTVNKAVKRDINYAMNINVGFGGQNAVVLYKKYGE, from the coding sequence ATGAAAAGAAGAGTCGTTATTACAGGGATGGGTACAATTAACCCTGTTGGTAATAGTGTAGATGAATCATTTGATGCCATTATTGATGGTAAGAATGGATTAGGTCCAATTACTTATTTTGATACTGAAAAGGTAAAAATAAGTATTGCTGGTGAATTAAAAAACATTAATTTTGAAGATTACCTAGATAAAAAAGAAATTAAACGTAGTGATAAAGTCATGATTTTAGGTACGATTGCAGCCATGCAAGCATACGAGGATAGCGGACTAAAAGACACTGATTATGACCCATATAGATTTGGTACGTTTGTAACATCTGGAATTGGTGGACTAGATACTATGGAAAAAGATATTTCTATAAAAGCACTACGTGGTGCTGATAGAATTTCACCTTTTTTCATACCAAATTCTATTGTAAATATGGTAGGTGGTATGATATCTATTAAGTTCCAAGTAAAGGGTCCAAATATACCGATTGTTACAGCATGTTCAGCTGCAACAAATGCAATAGGTGAAGCATTCAGAAATATCCGTGATGGATATTTAGATTTAGCTTTCGCAGGTGGTGCAGAGGCAAGTATAAATGAAACTGGTATCGGTGGATTTGCAGCTTTAAAAGCACTTTCAACTGAAACAGATCCTAATAAAGCAAGTCGTCCTTTCGATAAAGAAAGAAGTGGCTTTGTAATGGGAGAAGGTTCAGGGGTTCTTATTTTAGAATCTTTAGAAAGTGCCCAAAAACGTGGTGCTAAAATCTATGCTGAAATCGTTGGTTATGGTTCAACATCAGATGCATTCCATATGACTGCACCAGATAATGCTGCTGATGGATTAACTAAGGCTATTGAGTTAACACTTGAAGATGCTAAAGTATCACCAACTGACGTTGGATATATCAATGCACACGGTACATCCACATTACTAAATGATAAAATTGAAACACTAGGTATTAAACGTGCTTTTAAAGAACATGCATACGATTTGAATGTATCTTCTACAAAAGGTGCAACAGGCCATATGTTAGGTGCAACCGGTGCAGTAGAAAGTATCTTTTGTATCAAAGCACTACAAACAGGTTTAATTCCACCAACAATCAACTACAGTAATGTAGATCCTGAATGTGACTTAAACTATACAGTAAACAAAGCCGTAAAACGTGATATCAATTATGCTATGAATATCAACGTAGGTTTTGGTGGCCAAAATGCAGTTGTGTTATATAAGAAATATGGAGAATAA
- the fabZ gene encoding 3-hydroxyacyl-ACP dehydratase FabZ, producing the protein MALLNREQIQEILPHRDPFLMVDEVLELVEKEKCVGIKYVKAEEYYFKGHFPQYPVMPGVLILETMAQVGAIALLSIPEFKGKIGFFTGANNVKWRKQVRPGDTLKVETVLTRIRGAFGVGSAKAWVEGELVCEADISFAIG; encoded by the coding sequence ATGGCATTATTAAATAGAGAACAAATTCAAGAAATATTACCACATAGAGATCCTTTTTTAATGGTTGATGAAGTTTTAGAACTTGTTGAAAAAGAAAAATGTGTAGGTATTAAATATGTAAAAGCAGAAGAATATTACTTTAAAGGACATTTTCCTCAGTATCCTGTAATGCCTGGTGTATTAATACTAGAAACAATGGCTCAAGTTGGTGCGATTGCTTTACTAAGTATTCCAGAGTTCAAAGGTAAAATCGGATTTTTTACAGGAGCTAACAACGTTAAATGGCGTAAACAAGTACGTCCAGGAGATACTTTAAAAGTTGAAACAGTATTAACCCGTATTCGTGGTGCTTTTGGTGTGGGTAGCGCTAAAGCATGGGTAGAAGGCGAATTAGTATGTGAAGCTGATATTAGTTTTGCTATTGGCTGA
- a CDS encoding biotin--[acetyl-CoA-carboxylase] ligase yields the protein MVKVKLIEFKKIPSTSDYLKQNYEKLDSFTFVRTDYQTKGRGQFERQWMSANGRNLLLSFMIKDVPINQLITIKEWVKSSIFSTLGSLGLDVYFKEPNDVYCHQKKLCGILMETKGSGDKFDYVIVGIGLNVNQFIFHKFKATSIFLETKKTQNVRKIMSKLMTNLLESSFLRCNMTIKRIIIISMFAALIAVSTFMNVPVPPVSFTLQTLMIVLTGLLLTPLDAFLAVLVYLTAGAFGMPIFTTGGGFQSFVAPTGGFLLSFLVVAPGISLFKSKSKNILQDGIVLMIFGFLIVYLFGIAIFMYATSLDFIYTIGVFIPYYIWDIAKLIFAYVVYYYMPQAIIDKHLKGI from the coding sequence ATGGTTAAAGTAAAATTAATAGAGTTTAAAAAAATACCCTCAACCAGTGACTATCTAAAACAAAATTATGAAAAACTGGACTCTTTTACCTTTGTAAGAACAGATTATCAAACTAAAGGTAGAGGTCAATTCGAACGTCAATGGATGAGTGCGAATGGACGTAATTTATTACTTTCGTTTATGATTAAAGATGTACCGATAAATCAGCTGATTACAATCAAAGAATGGGTGAAAAGTAGTATCTTTTCAACACTAGGTTCATTAGGTTTAGATGTATATTTCAAAGAGCCTAATGACGTCTATTGTCATCAAAAAAAGTTATGCGGAATATTGATGGAAACAAAAGGATCGGGCGATAAATTTGATTATGTCATCGTAGGTATTGGTTTAAATGTGAATCAATTTATATTTCACAAGTTTAAGGCAACGTCCATATTTTTAGAAACAAAGAAAACTCAAAATGTAAGAAAGATTATGTCTAAACTAATGACTAATCTTTTAGAAAGTTCATTTTTAAGGTGCAATATGACGATTAAAAGAATTATTATTATATCTATGTTTGCAGCTTTAATTGCTGTCTCTACATTTATGAATGTACCAGTACCACCTGTAAGTTTTACCCTACAAACGTTAATGATTGTGCTTACGGGATTATTATTAACACCTCTAGATGCATTTTTAGCAGTATTAGTCTATTTAACTGCTGGTGCATTTGGTATGCCTATTTTTACAACTGGCGGTGGATTTCAAAGTTTTGTAGCACCGACAGGGGGATTTTTATTATCATTTTTAGTTGTAGCTCCTGGTATATCCTTATTTAAATCTAAAAGTAAAAATATCTTACAAGATGGAATCGTCTTAATGATATTTGGCTTCTTGATTGTTTATTTATTTGGTATAGCAATCTTTATGTATGCGACAAGTTTGGATTTTATATATACCATAGGTGTTTTTATACCATACTATATTTGGGATATAGCAAAACTTATATTTGCTTATGTAGTCTATTACTACATGCCGCAAGCAATCATAGATAAACATTTAAAAGGGATATAA
- a CDS encoding NAD(P)/FAD-dependent oxidoreductase, which produces MKITRRDAFMLEVLIIGAGPTGLYAAFLAGLRNLKAAVIESSAEPGGQLTAVYKDKYIYDIPGFPKITAKDYIDGQVLQYERFKSDLPIYYNEEAIDIKKHDDHFIVTTTTKTIETKFVLIAHGGGGFVPQKLKIDEHYDNILYFIKDLNQFKDKKIVVLGGGDSALDWAIDLSEYTKDVTLVHRRDEFRALQSSVDHFREKGTILTPYIVDTVEGNDKLVHTLVLKHAKTHERLNLDADYIVVNYGFVLTKSRLDEWGIEGEKGLIKVDYTMKTSLDGIYAAGNGIDYPGKVKLISTGQGEAATAIQSITTLLYPEKTRKFEHSTALIKE; this is translated from the coding sequence ATGAAGATAACAAGGAGAGATGCATTTATGTTAGAAGTATTAATTATTGGTGCAGGTCCAACCGGATTATATGCAGCATTTTTAGCAGGTCTTAGAAATTTAAAGGCTGCAGTCATAGAATCAAGTGCTGAACCAGGTGGACAATTAACTGCAGTATATAAAGATAAGTATATTTATGATATACCTGGTTTTCCAAAGATAACCGCTAAAGACTATATTGATGGACAAGTTCTACAATATGAAAGATTTAAATCAGATTTACCAATTTATTATAATGAAGAAGCTATCGATATTAAAAAACATGACGATCACTTTATTGTTACTACAACAACTAAAACCATTGAAACTAAGTTTGTTTTAATTGCACATGGTGGTGGTGGATTTGTTCCTCAAAAGTTAAAGATTGATGAACATTACGACAATATCTTATACTTTATTAAAGACTTAAACCAATTTAAAGATAAAAAAATAGTCGTTTTAGGTGGAGGGGATTCTGCACTTGACTGGGCAATCGATTTATCTGAATACACAAAAGATGTTACATTAGTCCATAGAAGAGATGAATTTAGAGCACTTCAATCTAGTGTAGATCACTTTAGAGAAAAAGGTACAATTCTTACACCCTATATTGTAGATACAGTAGAAGGTAATGACAAACTAGTTCACACTTTAGTACTTAAACATGCTAAAACACATGAAAGATTAAATTTAGATGCAGACTATATCGTTGTAAACTACGGCTTTGTACTCACAAAATCCAGACTAGATGAGTGGGGTATTGAAGGTGAAAAAGGTCTAATTAAAGTAGACTACACCATGAAAACAAGTCTTGATGGTATTTATGCTGCAGGTAATGGTATTGATTATCCAGGTAAAGTTAAACTAATTTCTACAGGTCAAGGTGAGGCTGCAACAGCTATTCAATCCATCACAACACTGCTTTATCCAGAAAAAACACGTAAATTTGAACACTCAACTGCACTCATTAAAGAATAA
- a CDS encoding PadR family transcriptional regulator, translating to MNTQFKKGILDLCILKVVKDKEMYGFEIIDKLSHILDINENTIYPILRRLTEQKLFETYTKDSPLGAQRKYYKITLEGEKKLALFTEDWDAFIKNVNYILKGEQDE from the coding sequence TTGAATACACAATTTAAGAAAGGGATACTTGATTTATGTATCTTAAAAGTTGTTAAAGATAAAGAAATGTATGGCTTTGAAATTATCGATAAGTTATCACATATATTAGATATTAATGAAAATACAATTTATCCGATACTTAGAAGACTTACAGAACAAAAACTCTTTGAAACTTATACCAAAGATAGTCCCTTAGGGGCACAAAGAAAGTATTACAAGATCACCTTAGAGGGTGAAAAGAAGTTAGCGTTATTTACAGAAGATTGGGATGCATTTATCAAAAATGTAAATTATATATTGAAGGGTGAACAAGATGAATAA